The following proteins come from a genomic window of Halomarina ordinaria:
- a CDS encoding NOP5/NOP56 family protein produces the protein MNGGTSPGGGGWFDGLDPADDDGAVAAITDGEADGPREWPALAVEAGYAETESDYYDRLHEATRRATRDAVRERERADDQQLKHAVRAMDDTERVANELAERVAEWAGSRYDDPGTGVPYARALAQREVTDPTDERLVSLAGRVADLADESAALRASIERTAPDVAPNLSALAGPVLAARLIALAGSLETLARKPSGTLQVLGAEDALFAHLRGHGPSPKHGVIYVHEYVSGTRPGQRGSAARALAGKLSIAARVDHYSGDLRPDLADELDARIERIRGRES, from the coding sequence ATGAACGGCGGCACCTCCCCGGGAGGGGGCGGCTGGTTCGACGGACTCGACCCGGCCGACGACGACGGCGCGGTCGCGGCGATAACCGACGGCGAGGCCGACGGTCCACGGGAGTGGCCGGCGCTGGCCGTCGAGGCGGGTTACGCCGAGACCGAGTCGGACTACTACGACCGACTCCACGAGGCGACCCGGCGCGCGACCCGCGACGCGGTCAGGGAGCGCGAGCGGGCCGACGACCAGCAGTTGAAGCACGCGGTCCGTGCGATGGACGACACCGAGCGCGTGGCGAACGAACTCGCCGAGCGGGTCGCCGAGTGGGCCGGCAGCCGCTACGACGACCCCGGGACGGGCGTGCCCTACGCCCGCGCGCTCGCGCAGCGGGAGGTAACCGACCCGACCGACGAGCGCCTCGTCTCGCTCGCCGGGCGCGTCGCCGACCTCGCCGACGAGAGCGCGGCGCTCCGGGCGTCCATCGAGCGGACCGCGCCGGACGTCGCGCCCAACCTCTCGGCGCTGGCCGGCCCCGTCCTCGCGGCGCGGCTCATCGCGCTCGCGGGGAGCCTGGAGACGCTGGCGCGCAAGCCGAGCGGGACCCTCCAGGTCCTCGGCGCCGAGGACGCGCTGTTCGCCCACCTGCGAGGCCACGGCCCCTCGCCGAAACACGGGGTCATCTACGTCCACGAGTACGTCTCGGGGACGCGTCCGGGTCAGCGCGGGTCGGCCGCCCGCGCGCTCGCCGGGAAACTCTCCATCGCGGCGCGCGTCGACCACTACTCGGGCGACCTGCGCCCCGACCTGGCCGACGAACTGGACGCGCGCATCGAGCGCATCCGGGGGCGGGAGTCGTGA
- a CDS encoding 5-methyltetrahydropteroyltriglutamate--homocysteine methyltransferase: MTELVATTTGLFPLPDRAKTTLSDRKGHQKDDLISGDEGDDIVAAYDRVRTDLLDRQREAGLDRLVEGQARWDDMLAHPLCVHDSVETRGIVRYYDNNNFYREPVVRGDLTFDGDLAADLERAAEHVGSDALQAVVPGPYSLSDLATDEHYGDEGDFLDAVADFLAEEVDAFPDLETVLLLEPSLVEHAPGDGRDAHASEAIDRVAGATDADVVVHTFYGSLEEKVHAHLLDADVEAIGYDLVTDHDQNLYNVNEYGTKGDVALGLVDGQNTLVESPDLIRERAEWFAENTPGGSFDRTYVLPNTETFYLPVNRFEEKLDALGAAVAEEEVTA, from the coding sequence ATGACCGAGTTAGTCGCGACGACGACGGGGCTCTTCCCGCTCCCCGACCGAGCGAAGACGACGCTCTCCGACCGCAAGGGACACCAGAAGGACGACCTCATCTCCGGCGACGAGGGCGACGACATCGTGGCGGCGTACGACCGCGTGCGGACCGACCTCCTCGACCGCCAGCGCGAGGCCGGCCTCGACCGCCTCGTGGAGGGGCAGGCCCGCTGGGACGACATGCTCGCACACCCCCTGTGCGTCCACGACAGCGTCGAGACGCGCGGCATCGTCCGCTACTACGACAACAACAACTTCTACCGCGAGCCGGTGGTCCGCGGCGACCTCACCTTCGACGGCGACCTCGCGGCCGACCTCGAGCGCGCCGCCGAGCACGTCGGGAGCGACGCGCTCCAGGCGGTCGTCCCCGGCCCCTACTCGCTGTCGGACCTCGCCACGGACGAGCACTACGGCGACGAGGGCGACTTCCTCGACGCCGTCGCCGACTTCCTCGCCGAGGAGGTCGACGCCTTCCCCGACCTGGAGACGGTCCTGCTGCTCGAACCGTCGCTGGTCGAACACGCCCCCGGCGACGGCCGCGACGCCCACGCGAGCGAGGCAATCGACCGCGTGGCGGGCGCGACGGACGCCGACGTCGTCGTCCACACCTTCTACGGCTCGCTCGAGGAGAAGGTCCACGCCCACCTGCTCGACGCGGACGTCGAGGCCATCGGCTACGACCTCGTGACCGACCACGACCAGAACCTCTACAACGTCAACGAGTACGGCACGAAGGGCGACGTCGCCCTCGGCCTCGTCGACGGGCAGAACACGCTGGTCGAGTCGCCCGACCTCATCCGCGAGCGCGCCGAGTGGTTCGCGGAGAACACCCCCGGCGGGTCGTTCGACCGGACGTACGTCCTGCCGAACACGGAGACGTTCTACCTGCCGGTGAACCGCTTCGAGGAGAAACTCGACGCCCTCGGCGCCGCCGTCGCCGAGGAGGAGGTGACAGCATGA
- a CDS encoding elongation factor 1-beta, whose translation MGKVAARMKVMPQNPDIDLDDLQERLENALPEGAKINRVDRENVAFGLIALMPTVVVPDDAGGTEAIEEAFSDVDGVESVGVDQVGRI comes from the coding sequence ATGGGGAAGGTCGCAGCCCGCATGAAGGTCATGCCGCAGAACCCCGACATCGACCTCGACGACCTCCAGGAGCGCCTGGAGAACGCCCTCCCCGAGGGCGCGAAGATCAACCGTGTCGACCGCGAGAACGTCGCGTTCGGTCTCATCGCCCTCATGCCGACGGTCGTCGTCCCCGACGACGCCGGCGGCACGGAGGCCATCGAGGAGGCGTTCTCCGACGTCGACGGCGTCGAGAGCGTCGGCGTCGACCAGGTCGGCCGCATCTGA
- a CDS encoding HVO_2753 family zinc finger protein — protein MSAEQRGSRKCVSCGINISGTNAAAFKCPDCGHQIYRCSKCRKQSNLYECSQCGFTGP, from the coding sequence ATGAGCGCAGAACAACGCGGATCGCGAAAGTGCGTCTCCTGCGGGATAAACATCTCCGGGACGAACGCCGCCGCGTTCAAGTGCCCCGACTGCGGGCACCAGATCTACCGCTGTTCGAAGTGCCGCAAGCAGAGCAACCTCTACGAGTGCTCGCAGTGCGGGTTCACGGGGCCGTAA
- a CDS encoding fibrillarin-like rRNA/tRNA 2'-O-methyltransferase gives MSLPEGVERRTFDLGESGSETRLATRGEPVYGEPTDDGWRLWDARRSKLGATFEKGLDTGLTGGETVLYLGAASGTTVSHVADFAGPTYAVEFAARPARDLLAVTDSRPTLFPLLKDARAPETYAHVVEPVDAIVQDVATRGQARVANANRQFLREGGRLLAAVKARSEDVTADPERVFERFLDDLSGYEVVETARLEPFHDDHLAVVARRV, from the coding sequence GTGAGCCTCCCCGAGGGCGTCGAGCGCCGCACCTTCGACCTCGGCGAGTCGGGGAGCGAGACGCGACTGGCCACCCGGGGGGAGCCGGTGTACGGCGAACCGACCGACGACGGGTGGCGCCTGTGGGACGCCCGCCGCTCGAAACTCGGCGCGACGTTCGAGAAGGGACTCGACACCGGCCTCACGGGCGGCGAGACGGTGCTCTACCTCGGCGCCGCCTCGGGGACGACGGTGAGCCACGTCGCGGACTTCGCCGGGCCGACCTACGCCGTCGAGTTCGCCGCCCGGCCCGCGCGCGACCTGCTCGCGGTGACCGACTCCCGCCCGACCCTCTTTCCCCTGCTGAAGGACGCCCGCGCCCCCGAGACGTACGCCCACGTCGTCGAACCCGTCGACGCCATCGTCCAGGACGTCGCCACGCGCGGCCAGGCGCGGGTAGCGAACGCCAACCGACAGTTCCTCCGGGAGGGCGGGCGCCTCCTCGCCGCGGTCAAGGCCCGGAGCGAGGACGTCACCGCCGACCCCGAGCGCGTCTTCGAGCGCTTCCTCGACGACCTCTCGGGCTACGAGGTGGTCGAGACCGCCCGCCTCGAACCGTTCCACGACGACCACCTCGCCGTCGTCGCACGGCGGGTCTGA
- a CDS encoding 50S ribosomal protein L21e, with protein MPSSKGPLHGTREKLSNDPRERGTSPPQRAIQQFEEGEKVHLKIDPSVPDGRFHPRFNGHTGEVVGEQGRAFQVEINDGGKYKTLIVRPAHLRRQQNE; from the coding sequence ATGCCGAGTTCCAAAGGCCCTCTCCACGGAACCCGAGAGAAGCTCTCGAACGACCCTCGCGAGCGCGGTACGTCGCCGCCCCAGCGCGCCATCCAGCAGTTCGAGGAGGGCGAGAAGGTCCACCTCAAGATCGACCCCAGCGTCCCCGACGGGCGCTTCCACCCGCGGTTCAACGGCCACACCGGCGAGGTCGTCGGTGAGCAGGGCCGCGCGTTCCAGGTCGAGATCAACGACGGCGGGAAGTACAAGACGCTCATCGTCCGTCCCGCCCACCTCCGCCGCCAGCAGAACGAATAG
- a CDS encoding TIGR03571 family LLM class oxidoreductase, with the protein MTDGHENAGFERLFGSDRLTFGAGFPLTGARESRPDVGREMTLAAHAEAVGFDALWARDVPLYWPRFGDAGQTFDPWTWLGHAAAHTDEVALGTASVVLPLRHPLHVAKSAASLDRLSDGRLVLGVATGDRDPEFPAFDVDIEDRGELFRESVAFLRTVWRERFPEVDSPWGSLSGDLDLVPKPTTGTVPLLPTGRARQSLEWLGEHGDGWLFYHLPESTLESYLADWRQVAGEKPYAMAVRTELADDPGAGPDPRHLGYRAGSEWFVDYFRGLEDLGVDHVLVSPTGDDPEADLARFAETVVEQV; encoded by the coding sequence GTGACCGACGGCCACGAGAACGCCGGCTTCGAACGACTGTTCGGCAGCGACCGCCTCACCTTCGGGGCGGGCTTCCCGCTCACGGGCGCCCGGGAGTCGCGTCCCGACGTCGGGCGGGAGATGACCCTCGCGGCGCACGCGGAGGCGGTCGGGTTCGACGCGCTGTGGGCGCGCGACGTCCCCCTCTACTGGCCGCGCTTCGGCGACGCGGGCCAGACCTTCGACCCCTGGACGTGGCTGGGCCACGCCGCCGCCCACACCGACGAGGTGGCCCTCGGGACGGCGAGCGTCGTCCTCCCGCTCCGGCACCCCTTGCACGTCGCCAAGAGCGCCGCCTCGCTCGACCGGCTCTCGGACGGACGGCTCGTCCTCGGCGTCGCCACCGGCGACCGCGACCCGGAGTTCCCCGCGTTCGACGTCGACATCGAGGACCGCGGCGAACTGTTCCGCGAGAGCGTCGCCTTCCTGCGAACCGTCTGGCGCGAACGGTTCCCCGAGGTCGACTCCCCCTGGGGGTCCCTCTCGGGCGACCTCGACCTCGTCCCGAAGCCGACGACGGGGACCGTCCCTCTGCTCCCGACCGGCCGCGCCCGCCAGTCGCTCGAGTGGCTGGGCGAGCACGGCGACGGCTGGCTGTTCTACCACCTCCCCGAGTCGACGCTCGAATCCTACCTCGCCGACTGGCGGCAGGTCGCTGGCGAGAAACCCTACGCGATGGCCGTCCGCACCGAACTCGCCGACGACCCCGGGGCCGGCCCCGACCCCCGCCACCTCGGCTACCGCGCCGGCAGCGAGTGGTTCGTCGACTACTTCCGGGGGCTCGAGGACCTGGGCGTCGACCACGTCCTCGTCTCGCCGACGGGCGATGACCCCGAGGCGGACCTCGCGCGGTTCGCGGAGACGGTCGTCGAGCAGGTGTAG
- a CDS encoding HemK2/MTQ2 family protein methyltransferase has translation MSDLRERADDEQVYQPAEDSDLLARAVAERLDGDERLLDVGTGSGYVAATVADETGCDAVGVDLSPLAVRAARERGVPVVRGDLLAPFRDGAFDVVAFNPPYLPTDPDAEWDDWMEHALSGGADGRRLVDPFLDDVRRVLAPGGRVFLLVSSLTDIEAVRERARANGLRGDVVAEASFPFERLVVLDLRPRD, from the coding sequence GTGAGCGACCTCCGGGAACGGGCGGACGACGAACAGGTGTACCAGCCGGCGGAGGACTCGGACCTCCTCGCGCGCGCCGTCGCGGAGCGCCTCGACGGCGACGAGCGTCTCCTCGACGTGGGGACCGGGTCGGGCTACGTCGCGGCGACGGTCGCCGACGAGACCGGTTGTGACGCCGTCGGCGTCGACCTCAGCCCGCTCGCGGTCCGGGCGGCCCGCGAGCGCGGCGTGCCCGTCGTCCGCGGCGACCTCCTCGCGCCCTTTCGCGACGGCGCGTTCGACGTCGTCGCGTTCAACCCGCCGTACCTCCCGACGGACCCCGACGCCGAGTGGGACGATTGGATGGAACACGCCCTCTCGGGGGGAGCGGACGGCCGGCGCCTCGTCGACCCCTTCCTCGACGACGTGCGACGCGTCCTCGCGCCGGGCGGACGCGTCTTCCTCCTCGTGAGTTCCCTCACGGACATCGAGGCCGTCCGCGAGCGCGCGCGGGCGAACGGGCTCCGTGGCGACGTCGTCGCGGAGGCGTCGTTCCCGTTCGAGCGTCTCGTCGTCCTCGACCTTCGACCGCGCGACTGA
- a CDS encoding putative manganese transporter: protein MLDELLEIFVFSVRDGFVQVSAFVAVTVLLFSYVQYRTDGRLVRELREHERAQPLVGALMGLTPGCGGAIVMMPLYVRGTVSFGTVVATLIATAGDSAFVILALAPEAGLYAYGIAFVSAVLFGYAVDTVGLGVGRIDRAVDRIQTTMTDGGATTNAVHAPGGSHVHHYEDATAQAARDPEDPIVEDAACAAEPTRDSPLLRRVTEGALALWWVAAAGGLVAGVLYLARGAPDVAMVVAPSFAGAFTVFGIVGTVVSFYLYFVGRHYVGHGRIGRGENTFANVYETLTHAAMETSFVTVWVLAAYLAYEYPVALFNLDIAAIAAAAGLLAPVAGAALGLIPGCGPQIVLATAYAEGAIPFSALTANAISQDGDALFPLIAIDKKAAVIASIYTTIPALVVGVGLHAVLGPMFGFGVL from the coding sequence ATGCTTGACGAACTCCTCGAAATCTTCGTCTTCTCGGTGCGAGACGGCTTCGTGCAGGTCAGCGCGTTCGTCGCGGTGACGGTGCTGCTGTTCAGCTACGTCCAGTACAGGACCGACGGCCGACTCGTCCGCGAACTCCGGGAGCACGAGCGTGCCCAGCCCCTCGTGGGGGCACTGATGGGCCTCACGCCCGGCTGTGGCGGCGCCATCGTGATGATGCCGCTGTACGTCCGCGGGACGGTGAGCTTCGGGACCGTCGTCGCGACGCTCATCGCCACCGCCGGCGACAGCGCGTTCGTCATCCTCGCGCTCGCCCCCGAGGCGGGGCTGTACGCCTACGGTATCGCGTTCGTCTCGGCCGTCCTGTTCGGCTACGCGGTCGACACGGTCGGTCTCGGCGTCGGGCGCATCGACCGGGCGGTCGACCGCATCCAGACGACGATGACCGACGGCGGCGCCACCACGAACGCGGTCCACGCACCCGGCGGCAGCCACGTCCACCACTACGAGGACGCCACCGCCCAGGCCGCCCGCGACCCGGAGGACCCCATCGTCGAGGACGCGGCCTGTGCGGCCGAACCGACCCGCGACTCCCCGCTCCTGCGCCGGGTGACCGAGGGTGCGCTCGCGCTCTGGTGGGTCGCGGCCGCGGGCGGCCTCGTCGCGGGCGTGCTCTACCTCGCGCGGGGCGCCCCGGACGTCGCGATGGTCGTCGCGCCGAGTTTCGCCGGCGCGTTCACCGTCTTCGGCATCGTGGGAACCGTCGTCTCGTTCTACCTCTACTTCGTGGGCCGGCACTACGTCGGCCACGGACGCATCGGGCGGGGTGAGAACACGTTCGCCAACGTCTACGAGACGCTCACCCACGCGGCGATGGAGACGTCGTTCGTCACGGTGTGGGTGCTCGCGGCGTACCTCGCCTACGAGTACCCCGTCGCCCTGTTCAACCTCGACATCGCGGCCATCGCGGCCGCCGCGGGCCTCCTCGCACCCGTCGCCGGCGCCGCCCTCGGTCTCATCCCCGGCTGTGGCCCGCAGATCGTCCTCGCGACGGCGTACGCCGAGGGGGCCATCCCCTTCTCGGCGCTCACCGCGAACGCCATCAGCCAGGACGGCGACGCGCTGTTCCCCCTCATCGCCATCGACAAGAAGGCGGCCGTCATCGCCAGCATCTACACGACGATTCCGGCACTCGTCGTCGGCGTCGGCCTCCACGCCGTGCTCGGCCCGATGTTCGGCTTCGGCGTCCTCTGA
- a CDS encoding DUF655 domain-containing protein, giving the protein MTDSDSDAVAVVLDYLPHGRADDDRPQYQKPSLVYALGADDFRLYECVLSEDADLSIGDRFALDDDGIERVRETTHDDVSGGARSELEYAVDAIVEADERRFVDHYNDAQPITLRLHQLNLLPGIGKKLRNTILEERKRKPFESFEELEERVAGLHDSRSILVERILEEVREDDLKYRSFAR; this is encoded by the coding sequence ATGACCGATTCCGACAGCGACGCAGTCGCCGTCGTCCTCGACTACCTGCCCCACGGGCGGGCAGACGACGACCGGCCACAGTACCAGAAGCCGTCGCTCGTCTACGCGCTCGGGGCCGACGACTTCCGGCTCTACGAGTGCGTGCTCTCGGAGGACGCCGACCTCTCCATCGGCGACCGCTTCGCGCTCGACGACGACGGCATCGAGCGCGTCCGTGAGACCACGCACGACGACGTCTCGGGCGGGGCACGCTCGGAACTCGAGTACGCGGTCGACGCCATCGTCGAGGCCGACGAGCGGCGCTTCGTCGACCACTACAACGACGCCCAGCCCATCACCCTCCGCCTCCACCAGTTGAACCTCCTGCCCGGTATCGGCAAGAAGCTCAGGAACACCATCCTGGAGGAGCGAAAGCGCAAACCGTTCGAGAGCTTCGAGGAACTCGAAGAGCGCGTCGCCGGCCTCCACGACTCCCGGAGCATCCTCGTCGAGCGCATCCTCGAGGAGGTCCGCGAGGACGACCTCAAGTACCGGTCGTTCGCCCGCTAG
- the rtcA gene encoding RNA 3'-terminal phosphate cyclase gives MPESQPLVVDGSAGGGQVLRTALSLAAVTGRAVDVDDVRGSRPAPGLHPQHLACVECVAAACDATVEGAELESPAVAFDPGPIGGGDLRYDLPTAGSVSLLFDALLPLAVALDAPLTVTATGGTDVKWSPPLASLQHVKLPLLARVGLDATVTRERTGFYPAGGGKATLTVRPSTLSPLSLTERGPLERVAVHSRASASLAGAEVADRQANAAAEALSAVGFSTTIEEVAYDDTASPGSSLLLVGEYGGTRLGVDALGERGKPSEAVAADAVEAFEDLHEAGVVLDPHLADQLLVFLALAGGDLLAPAMTDHLRTNCDVLSAFGYEVTLEEHPDGTARVHSAGERSD, from the coding sequence ATGCCCGAGTCGCAACCGCTCGTCGTCGACGGGAGCGCGGGCGGCGGCCAGGTCCTCCGGACGGCGCTCTCGCTGGCCGCCGTGACCGGCCGAGCGGTCGACGTCGACGACGTCCGGGGGAGTCGCCCCGCGCCCGGCCTGCACCCCCAGCACCTCGCCTGCGTGGAGTGCGTCGCCGCCGCCTGCGACGCGACCGTCGAGGGCGCCGAACTCGAATCACCAGCGGTGGCGTTCGACCCCGGCCCCATCGGCGGCGGTGACCTGCGCTACGACCTCCCCACCGCCGGGAGCGTCTCGCTCCTGTTCGACGCGCTCCTCCCGCTGGCCGTCGCGCTCGACGCCCCCCTCACCGTGACCGCGACGGGTGGCACCGACGTGAAGTGGTCGCCGCCGCTCGCGTCCCTCCAGCACGTGAAACTCCCGCTGCTCGCCCGGGTCGGCCTCGACGCGACGGTGACCCGCGAGCGGACGGGCTTCTACCCCGCAGGCGGTGGGAAGGCGACGCTCACCGTCCGCCCCTCGACGCTCTCGCCACTCTCGCTCACCGAGCGCGGGCCGCTGGAGCGCGTCGCGGTGCACTCGCGGGCCTCGGCGTCGCTCGCGGGCGCGGAGGTGGCCGACCGACAGGCGAACGCCGCGGCCGAGGCGCTCTCGGCGGTCGGCTTCTCGACGACTATCGAGGAGGTCGCGTACGACGACACCGCCTCCCCGGGGTCGTCGCTGCTGCTCGTCGGCGAGTACGGGGGGACGCGACTCGGCGTGGACGCCCTCGGCGAACGCGGGAAACCCTCGGAGGCCGTCGCCGCCGACGCCGTCGAGGCGTTCGAGGACCTCCACGAGGCGGGGGTGGTCCTCGACCCCCACCTCGCGGACCAGTTGCTGGTCTTCCTCGCGCTCGCGGGCGGTGACCTGCTCGCACCGGCGATGACCGACCACCTCCGGACGAATTGCGACGTGCTCTCCGCGTTCGGCTACGAGGTGACGCTGGAGGAGCACCCGGACGGGACCGCGCGCGTTCACAGTGCCGGGGAGCGTTCGGACTGA
- a CDS encoding 16S ribosomal RNA methyltransferase A, with amino-acid sequence MTDSASGRPGGRDPDALIARAGLHGDPNRDQHFLVDDRVLDRVPGYLPADADTSHVLEIGAGTGALTDRLLAVADRVTAVERDPRLAAFLREEFAAAIEEGRLRLVEGDALEVDFPDDATASVSNLPYGVSSEVTFRLLPIGIPLVLMFQREFAERMAAEPNTPEYGRLSVTAGHYADVSVVETVPKEAFDPAPAVESALVRAVPRAPEYAVPDDEFFLRFVTAVFTQRRKTMRNAVRNTAHISGLAEPDAVVAAADEDLMGARAGELAPAQFAELASLAWDVGAPEAEP; translated from the coding sequence ATGACCGACTCCGCGAGCGGCCGCCCGGGTGGCCGCGACCCCGACGCACTCATCGCCCGCGCCGGCCTGCACGGCGACCCGAACCGCGACCAGCACTTCCTCGTCGACGACCGCGTCCTCGACCGCGTTCCGGGCTACCTCCCGGCGGATGCCGACACGAGTCACGTCCTCGAAATCGGCGCCGGGACGGGCGCGCTCACCGACCGCCTGCTCGCGGTCGCCGACCGGGTGACGGCCGTCGAGCGCGACCCCCGGCTGGCCGCGTTCCTTCGCGAGGAGTTCGCCGCGGCCATCGAGGAGGGTCGGTTACGGCTCGTCGAGGGCGACGCCCTCGAGGTCGACTTCCCCGACGACGCCACCGCCTCCGTCTCGAACCTCCCCTACGGCGTCTCCAGCGAGGTGACGTTCCGCCTCCTTCCCATCGGAATCCCGCTCGTGCTCATGTTCCAGCGGGAGTTCGCGGAGCGCATGGCGGCCGAGCCGAACACCCCGGAGTACGGCCGCCTGTCGGTGACGGCGGGCCACTACGCCGACGTGAGCGTCGTCGAGACCGTTCCGAAGGAGGCGTTCGACCCCGCGCCCGCCGTCGAGAGCGCGCTGGTCCGTGCCGTCCCCCGCGCGCCCGAGTACGCCGTCCCGGACGACGAGTTCTTCCTGCGGTTCGTGACGGCGGTGTTCACCCAGCGCCGAAAAACGATGCGCAACGCCGTCCGGAACACGGCCCACATCTCGGGGCTCGCGGAGCCGGACGCCGTCGTCGCCGCGGCCGACGAGGACCTGATGGGCGCGCGCGCCGGGGAACTCGCCCCCGCGCAGTTCGCCGAACTCGCCAGTCTCGCCTGGGACGTGGGCGCGCCGGAGGCCGAGCCGTGA
- a CDS encoding RNA polymerase Rpb4 family protein, which produces MTIFKEIVDEEYLTVSEAKELLADIEAERALDEEREMRYELARAIEHVNRFAELSAEDARALVEELSEFEKVEEATAYKIADLLPRNRDELRAVFAQERYSLSGDELDEVLNAVAKYA; this is translated from the coding sequence ATGACCATCTTCAAGGAGATCGTCGACGAGGAGTACCTCACCGTCTCGGAGGCGAAGGAACTCCTCGCGGACATCGAGGCGGAGCGCGCGCTGGACGAGGAGCGCGAGATGCGCTACGAACTCGCCCGCGCCATCGAGCACGTCAACCGCTTCGCCGAACTCAGCGCCGAGGACGCGCGCGCGCTCGTCGAGGAACTCTCGGAGTTCGAGAAGGTCGAGGAGGCGACGGCCTACAAGATCGCGGACCTGCTGCCGCGCAACCGCGACGAACTGCGCGCCGTCTTCGCCCAGGAGCGCTACTCGCTCTCGGGCGACGAACTCGACGAGGTCCTCAACGCGGTCGCGAAGTACGCTTAA
- a CDS encoding alpha/beta fold hydrolase, translated as MSDALGDLDGHPFVRVDGEGTPLVVVVGLNDPLLRVTDALWFAASVAALGRRLRRRGYPGPVYLLSRPVGLPRDATTRTLAADLGEVLDANDLAPANLLGLSMGGFLVQHLAADRPDLVERAVCGLAADRLSPHGRRTVERWRAWGAAGEWGRIYRAGSDVVAVGALRRLLRAGTYPYERLASVPPAAVDFDVSARASLAHDAGDRLASVDAPTLVVGGTRDPFFSERAFRRTADGLHDGRFVRLDGLGHEAVICAGERFDRPVVDFLAP; from the coding sequence ATGTCCGACGCACTCGGCGACCTCGACGGCCACCCCTTCGTCCGCGTCGACGGCGAGGGGACGCCGCTCGTCGTCGTCGTCGGCCTGAACGACCCTCTCCTGCGCGTGACCGACGCGCTCTGGTTCGCCGCGAGCGTCGCCGCCCTCGGCCGACGCCTGCGTCGGCGCGGCTACCCCGGCCCCGTCTACCTCCTCAGTCGCCCCGTCGGCCTCCCGCGCGACGCCACTACCCGAACGCTGGCCGCCGACCTCGGGGAGGTCCTCGACGCGAACGACCTCGCGCCCGCGAACCTCCTCGGCCTCTCGATGGGCGGGTTCCTCGTCCAGCACCTCGCCGCCGACCGCCCCGACCTGGTCGAGCGCGCCGTCTGCGGACTGGCCGCCGACCGCCTCAGCCCGCACGGGCGACGCACCGTCGAACGCTGGCGGGCGTGGGGCGCGGCGGGCGAGTGGGGGCGAATCTACCGCGCCGGGAGCGACGTCGTCGCCGTCGGCGCCCTCCGTCGCCTGCTCCGCGCCGGGACCTACCCCTACGAGCGACTCGCGAGCGTCCCGCCCGCCGCCGTCGACTTCGACGTCTCGGCGCGGGCGTCCCTCGCACACGACGCCGGCGACCGACTCGCCAGCGTCGACGCTCCCACGCTCGTCGTCGGCGGGACGCGCGACCCCTTCTTCTCGGAACGGGCGTTCCGCCGGACCGCGGACGGCCTCCACGACGGACGGTTCGTCCGGCTCGACGGCCTCGGCCACGAGGCGGTCATCTGCGCCGGCGAGCGCTTCGACCGCCCCGTCGTCGACTTCCTCGCCCCCTGA